The following coding sequences are from one Mesorhizobium onobrychidis window:
- the cueR gene encoding Cu(I)-responsive transcriptional regulator, producing the protein MNVGDAAQRSGLPAKTIRYYEEIGLIRPQRAGNGYRDYSGDDIHRLIFLRRARNLGFSIDDCRQLMALYQDRSRASHDVREIAAAHVSAIEEKVRELQSMRSTLQKLIHACHGDDRPGCPILDDIAGAALPSDKVVSAQV; encoded by the coding sequence ATGAATGTCGGAGATGCCGCCCAGCGTTCCGGCCTGCCGGCCAAGACCATTCGCTACTATGAGGAGATCGGCCTGATCCGACCGCAGCGCGCCGGCAACGGCTACCGCGACTATTCGGGCGACGACATCCACCGGCTGATCTTTCTGCGCCGCGCGCGAAATCTCGGCTTTTCCATCGACGACTGCCGCCAGTTGATGGCGCTCTACCAAGACCGCAGCCGCGCCAGCCATGACGTACGCGAGATCGCCGCCGCGCATGTGAGTGCAATCGAGGAGAAGGTGCGCGAGCTGCAGTCGATGCGCTCGACCCTGCAGAAGCTGATCCATGCCTGCCACGGCGACGACAGACCGGGCTGCCCGATCCTGGACGATATTGCGGGGGCTGCACTGCCAAGTGATAAAGTCGTTTCCGCACAGGTGTGA
- a CDS encoding sulfite exporter TauE/SafE family protein codes for MIERRGLGAFAVGTGVGSLGGLIGLGGAEFRLPFLIGLFRFAALEAVILNKAASLVVVATALPFRATTVPLASVAAQWPIILNLLAGSLLGAWFGAGWATRLQSATLYKVIAALLILVAIVLVFGHDPGATGLQLVTGAALIVAGIIAGFAIGVVASLLGVAGGELLIPTLVLLFGADIKLAGSLSLAVSLPTMLVGFMRYSRDQSFSVIGRNKAFLLAMAAGSTVGTYIGGRLLGVAPEQILLPLLAAILVISAYKIWRHE; via the coding sequence ATGATAGAACGTCGTGGCCTTGGTGCATTTGCAGTTGGAACCGGTGTTGGTTCGCTTGGCGGCTTGATCGGCCTTGGCGGTGCAGAATTTCGTTTGCCGTTCCTGATTGGTCTGTTTCGATTTGCCGCCCTTGAAGCCGTCATCTTGAACAAGGCCGCCAGCTTGGTTGTCGTCGCTACAGCGCTGCCATTCCGGGCCACAACAGTGCCGCTAGCGTCGGTAGCCGCACAATGGCCGATCATACTCAATCTCTTGGCTGGCAGCCTTCTAGGCGCTTGGTTTGGGGCAGGATGGGCAACGCGCCTCCAGTCCGCAACGCTTTACAAGGTGATTGCCGCGCTGCTGATCCTTGTCGCGATCGTCTTGGTTTTCGGCCATGATCCTGGTGCTACAGGATTGCAATTGGTCACCGGAGCCGCATTGATCGTTGCCGGGATCATTGCAGGGTTTGCCATCGGCGTCGTGGCATCCCTGCTGGGCGTGGCAGGCGGTGAACTGCTTATCCCGACACTTGTCCTTCTGTTCGGTGCCGACATCAAGCTGGCGGGCTCTCTATCGCTGGCGGTAAGCCTGCCGACGATGCTGGTCGGCTTCATGCGCTACAGCCGCGACCAAAGCTTTTCAGTCATCGGCAGGAACAAGGCGTTCTTGCTGGCCATGGCTGCCGGTTCGACTGTCGGGACATATATCGGTGGGCGGTTGCTTGGAGTGGCCCCCGAGCAAATCCTGCTCCCGTTGCTGGCGGCAATTCTGGTGATCTCAGCCTACAAGATCTGGCGGCACGAATAG
- a CDS encoding MmcB family DNA repair protein yields MPIISPLPLNPLIDGRQSERAMLVRRGVQRLLKEMGAHVLPELSLATGRRADLVALTRQGDIWIIEIKSSIEDFRVDRKWPDYRLHSDRFFFATHPGVPSEIFPQECGFILSDGYGAEILRDAPEHRMAAATRKALMLRIARAGASRLLAAELAGVAVPSLEGESE; encoded by the coding sequence ATGCCAATCATCTCGCCTTTACCCCTCAATCCCCTCATCGACGGTCGCCAGTCGGAACGCGCCATGCTGGTCAGGCGCGGCGTGCAGCGGCTGCTCAAGGAGATGGGCGCGCATGTGTTGCCCGAACTGTCGCTGGCGACCGGCCGCCGCGCCGACCTCGTCGCGCTGACCCGCCAGGGCGACATCTGGATCATCGAGATCAAATCCTCGATCGAGGATTTCAGGGTCGACCGCAAATGGCCGGATTACCGGCTGCACTCCGACCGCTTCTTCTTCGCCACGCATCCCGGCGTGCCCTCGGAGATCTTTCCGCAGGAATGCGGCTTTATCCTCTCCGACGGCTACGGCGCCGAAATCCTGCGCGATGCGCCCGAGCACCGCATGGCGGCGGCGACGCGCAAGGCGCTGATGCTGAGGATCGCGCGGGCCGGGGCATCGCGGCTGCTCGCGGCGGAACTCGCCGGTGTGGCGGTGCCTTCGCTGGAGGGCGAGAGCGAATAG
- a CDS encoding IS4 family transposase, whose translation MVLRETVCLRRLAEGNHSQEIRFGRFLGNDAVTVDRIIEGWSDQTRLAVEGRHILALQDTSEIKFATSEDHRRDLGRIKKGNCRGMLLHPMLALDAERGSCPGLVGGRVWTRGDDELPPHADRLLSEKESRRWVETAEAAKPVLARASMVTFIADRESDFYVMWARVPDGAFHVLTRVMHDRALLSGTTLRRAVQDQAFSDTQVIELRERADRPARRAELCLRFGEATIRRPGNLREADLPKGVTLRWVIETAAPADVEPLHWLLLTTHAVATPAQAWQIVDWYKQRWVIEQFFRVMKSQGLKIEDSQLQSASRLEKLVAIAAKAAIIVMQLVQARNGQDDQQASLAFTPNEIDTLAALEKRFKGKTRLQANPYPKNSLAWAAWIIAKLGGWNGYASSRPPGPVTFYNGLAYFRACADGWALRDVYMP comes from the coding sequence ATGGTGCTGCGCGAAACGGTGTGCTTGCGCCGGCTTGCCGAAGGCAACCATTCCCAGGAGATCCGGTTCGGGCGCTTTCTGGGCAATGACGCGGTGACGGTGGATCGGATCATCGAGGGTTGGAGCGACCAGACCCGGCTTGCGGTGGAAGGCCGGCACATCCTGGCGCTGCAGGACACCAGCGAGATCAAGTTCGCGACGAGCGAGGACCATCGGCGCGATCTGGGCAGGATCAAGAAGGGCAATTGCCGGGGCATGCTGTTGCATCCCATGCTTGCGCTCGATGCCGAGCGCGGTTCTTGCCCTGGTCTGGTGGGCGGGCGGGTGTGGACACGTGGGGACGACGAACTGCCGCCGCATGCTGATCGCTTGTTGAGCGAAAAGGAATCGCGGCGCTGGGTCGAGACGGCCGAAGCGGCCAAGCCGGTGCTGGCCCGGGCCAGCATGGTTACCTTCATCGCCGACCGTGAGAGTGACTTTTATGTGATGTGGGCGCGCGTGCCGGACGGCGCTTTCCACGTGCTGACACGCGTCATGCATGACCGCGCGCTGCTTTCGGGCACAACGCTGCGCCGCGCCGTGCAGGACCAGGCGTTCAGCGACACCCAGGTGATCGAGCTGCGCGAACGGGCCGACCGCCCGGCGCGCCGGGCCGAGCTTTGCCTGCGCTTTGGCGAAGCCACGATCCGGCGGCCGGGCAACCTGCGCGAGGCCGACCTGCCCAAAGGCGTGACACTGCGCTGGGTCATCGAGACGGCTGCACCCGCCGACGTGGAACCGCTTCACTGGCTGCTCCTGACCACCCATGCGGTGGCCACACCCGCCCAGGCCTGGCAGATCGTCGACTGGTACAAGCAGCGCTGGGTCATCGAGCAGTTCTTCCGGGTGATGAAGAGCCAAGGCTTGAAGATCGAGGACAGCCAGCTGCAATCGGCCTCGCGCCTGGAAAAGCTCGTCGCCATCGCCGCCAAGGCCGCCATCATCGTCATGCAGCTCGTGCAGGCCCGCAACGGCCAGGACGATCAACAGGCAAGCCTCGCCTTCACGCCCAACGAGATCGACACGCTCGCAGCGCTCGAGAAGCGCTTCAAGGGCAAGACCAGGCTGCAAGCCAATCCCTATCCCAAAAACTCGCTCGCATGGGCGGCCTGGATCATCGCCAAGCTCGGCGGCTGGAACGGCTATGCTTCCTCAAGGCCACCAGGCCCAGTCACCTTCTACAATGGCTTGGCCTACTTCCGAGCTTGTGCTGACGGGTGGGCCTTGCGAGATGTGTATATGCCCTAG
- the nhaA gene encoding Na+/H+ antiporter NhaA: MQDQKQRPISIFREFLDSEAAGGIILMAAAALALIVANSPLAEAYFDALHAYLGPLSVSHWINDGLMAVFFLLVGLEIKREMLDGQLSTWPRRVLPGVAAAGGMLVPALVYVAINRDNPAALSGWAIPTATDIAFALGVLSLLGSRVPGSLKVFLTALAIIDDLGAVIIIAVFYTSGLWLAYLGAAFAVIALLIVLNRMKVMMLVPYILLGVVLWVLVLKSGVHATLAGVALALTIPLKVSPGTGHDLDHSPLHRLEHGLHRIVPFVVIPIFGFANAGVSLAGLSAAALVEPLTLGVAAGLVAGKLVGVFGSSALAIRLGFADLPVNAGWLHMVGISLLCGIGFTMSLFIGLLAFASNVELQDAVKVGILAGSFIAAILGAAVLLMAPVANGADEDEE, from the coding sequence ATGCAGGACCAAAAGCAGCGGCCGATCTCCATTTTTCGCGAATTCCTCGACAGCGAGGCGGCGGGCGGCATCATCCTGATGGCAGCCGCGGCACTGGCTCTGATCGTCGCCAATTCGCCGCTGGCCGAAGCCTATTTCGATGCCCTTCACGCCTATCTGGGACCGCTCAGCGTGTCGCACTGGATCAATGACGGCCTGATGGCTGTGTTCTTCCTGCTGGTCGGTCTGGAGATCAAGCGCGAGATGCTGGATGGCCAACTCTCTACCTGGCCACGGCGCGTCCTGCCCGGCGTCGCCGCCGCCGGCGGCATGCTGGTGCCGGCACTTGTCTATGTCGCCATCAACCGCGACAACCCAGCCGCTTTGTCCGGCTGGGCGATCCCGACCGCCACCGACATCGCGTTTGCGCTTGGCGTCCTGTCGCTGCTCGGCAGCCGCGTGCCGGGGTCGCTGAAGGTATTCCTCACCGCCCTCGCCATCATCGACGACCTTGGCGCGGTCATCATCATCGCGGTGTTCTACACGAGCGGCCTGTGGCTCGCCTATCTCGGCGCCGCCTTTGCGGTCATCGCGTTGCTGATCGTGCTCAACCGCATGAAGGTGATGATGCTGGTGCCCTATATCCTGCTCGGTGTCGTCCTGTGGGTGCTGGTGCTGAAATCGGGCGTCCACGCCACGCTCGCCGGCGTGGCGCTTGCCCTGACCATACCTTTGAAAGTCTCCCCGGGCACCGGGCATGATCTCGACCATTCGCCGCTGCACCGGCTCGAGCACGGCCTGCACAGAATAGTGCCGTTCGTCGTTATCCCGATCTTCGGCTTTGCCAATGCCGGCGTTTCGCTGGCCGGCCTGAGCGCTGCCGCCCTGGTCGAGCCGCTAACGTTGGGCGTCGCCGCCGGCCTCGTCGCCGGCAAGCTGGTCGGCGTGTTCGGTTCTTCCGCGCTTGCCATCCGGCTCGGCTTCGCCGACCTGCCGGTCAATGCCGGCTGGCTGCACATGGTCGGCATTTCGCTGCTCTGCGGCATCGGCTTCACCATGAGCCTGTTCATCGGCCTGCTCGCCTTCGCCAGCAATGTCGAGCTGCAGGACGCGGTCAAGGTCGGCATCCTCGCCGGCTCCTTCATCGCCGCGATCCTCGGCGCCGCCGTGCTGCTCATGGCGCCGGTTGCGAATGGGGCGGACGAGGACGAAGAGTAG
- a CDS encoding ActR/PrrA/RegA family redox response regulator transcription factor: MNGDETIGAMVEGEDTSLLIVDDDKPFLTRLARAMETRGFVVETAESVEEAVAKARANPPAYAVVDMRLADGNGLDVVAAIREKRDDARAIILTGYGNIATAVTAVKLGAIDYLSKPADADDIFAALTRTAGERAAPPENPMSADRVRWEHIQRVYEMCDRNVSETARRLNMHRRTLQRILAKRAPR; the protein is encoded by the coding sequence ATGAACGGCGACGAAACGATTGGCGCAATGGTTGAAGGCGAGGACACCTCGCTGTTGATCGTCGACGACGACAAGCCGTTCCTCACGCGCCTTGCCCGCGCCATGGAAACCAGGGGTTTCGTGGTCGAGACGGCCGAGAGCGTCGAGGAGGCGGTGGCCAAGGCGCGCGCCAACCCGCCCGCCTATGCCGTGGTCGACATGCGGCTCGCCGACGGCAACGGCCTCGACGTCGTTGCCGCCATCCGCGAGAAGCGCGACGACGCCCGCGCCATCATCCTCACCGGCTATGGCAACATCGCCACCGCAGTGACGGCGGTGAAGCTGGGGGCCATCGACTACCTGTCGAAGCCGGCCGATGCCGACGACATTTTCGCCGCACTTACCCGCACGGCGGGCGAACGCGCCGCACCGCCCGAAAACCCGATGTCTGCCGACCGCGTGCGCTGGGAGCACATCCAGCGCGTCTACGAAATGTGCGACCGCAACGTCTCCGAGACCGCGCGCCGGCTCAATATGCATCGCCGTACGCTGCAGCGGATACTCGCCAAGCGCGCGCCGCGCTGA
- a CDS encoding ActS/PrrB/RegB family redox-sensitive histidine kinase, with amino-acid sequence MINILRAPDFQQSQRLRLNTLIRLRWLAIVGQSLAVIVVAYGLKFPLPVSPCFALIACSAWMNLLLTFRYPAAHRLTPLPAFAILTIDSLQLAGLLYLTGGLTNPFSVLVTVPVVISATSLPLRLTAILGALVMVAASLLVFFHLPLPWYEGAPLEMPFIYVAGMWMAVFSSIAFTAIYAFRVAEEARLLANALAATELVLQREQHLSALDGLAAAAAHELGTPLATITLVAKEMEKALRNDPKYGEDVTLLRSQSERCREILKRLTSLSSEGEAHLSRMPLTSLVEEMTAPHRDFGISIKLRPGERIGPEPVGRRNPGVIYGLGNLVENAVDFARKSVTVRWSWNEAAVTFSIIDDGPGFPPEIIDRIGEPYMSTRQGTEAGGGLGLGLFIAKTLLERSGATLDFRNSNEPGEGAVVQISWPRSVFLNPESASATMFDTA; translated from the coding sequence ATGATAAACATCCTGCGGGCGCCCGACTTCCAGCAAAGCCAGCGGCTGCGCCTCAACACGCTGATCAGGCTGCGCTGGCTTGCCATCGTCGGCCAGAGCCTGGCGGTTATCGTCGTTGCCTATGGGCTGAAGTTCCCGCTGCCCGTCAGCCCCTGCTTCGCGCTGATCGCCTGTTCGGCCTGGATGAACCTGTTGCTGACCTTCCGCTATCCGGCGGCGCATCGGCTGACCCCGCTGCCGGCTTTCGCCATCCTGACCATCGACAGCCTGCAGCTTGCCGGCCTGCTTTACCTGACCGGCGGCCTCACCAATCCGTTTTCAGTACTCGTCACCGTGCCCGTGGTCATCTCGGCGACGTCGCTGCCGCTGCGCCTGACCGCCATCCTCGGCGCGCTGGTGATGGTGGCGGCGAGCCTGCTGGTCTTCTTCCATCTGCCGCTGCCCTGGTACGAGGGCGCGCCGTTGGAGATGCCGTTCATCTATGTCGCCGGCATGTGGATGGCGGTGTTTTCCTCGATCGCCTTCACCGCGATCTACGCTTTCCGCGTGGCCGAGGAAGCCCGGCTGCTCGCCAACGCGCTTGCCGCCACCGAGCTGGTGCTGCAGCGCGAGCAGCATCTGTCGGCGCTGGACGGCCTTGCCGCCGCCGCCGCGCATGAGCTCGGCACGCCGCTTGCCACCATCACGCTTGTCGCCAAGGAGATGGAGAAGGCGCTCCGCAACGATCCGAAATACGGCGAGGACGTGACGCTGCTGCGCTCGCAGAGCGAGCGTTGCCGGGAAATCCTCAAGCGCCTGACCAGCCTGTCGTCCGAGGGCGAGGCGCATCTCTCCCGCATGCCGCTAACTTCGCTGGTCGAGGAGATGACTGCCCCGCACCGCGATTTCGGCATCTCGATCAAGCTTCGCCCTGGCGAGCGCATTGGCCCCGAACCGGTCGGGCGTCGCAATCCCGGCGTCATCTACGGCCTCGGCAATCTGGTCGAGAACGCCGTCGATTTTGCCCGTAAGAGCGTCACCGTGCGCTGGAGCTGGAACGAGGCCGCCGTCACCTTCTCGATCATCGACGACGGGCCGGGTTTCCCTCCCGAAATCATCGACCGCATCGGCGAGCCCTATATGTCGACGCGCCAGGGCACCGAGGCCGGCGGCGGCCTGGGCCTGGGTCTGTTCATAGCCAAGACCTTGCTCGAACGCTCGGGGGCCACGCTCGATTTCCGCAATTCAAACGAACCGGGCGAGGGCGCCGTCGTGCAGATATCGTGGCCGCGCAGCGTCTTCCTCAATCCTGAATCGGCTTCGGCCACCATGTTTGACACGGCTTGA
- the hrpB gene encoding ATP-dependent helicase HrpB, with translation MTRKPLPELPVSAVLPALSEALGHGNSAVLVAPPGAGKTTLVPLALLDAAWLGTGKIILLEPRRLAARAAARRMAELLGEEPGETVGYAMRMENRASARTKILVVTEGVLSRMILDDPELPGVSAVFFDEFHERSLDGDFGLALALDVQGALRPELRLLVMSATLDGGRVARLLSGAPVIESEGRAFPVDIRYDERPAGIAIEDAMAKAIRAALADESGSVLAFLPGQREIERTAERLQGRVSADTDIVPLYGMLDNKAQDAAIKPAPSGRRKVVLATSIAETSITIDGVRVVIDSGLSRLPRYEPASGLTRLETVRVSKASADQRAGRAGRTQPGVAIRLWRAEQTAALPAFTPPEILEADLSGLLLDCAAFGVADPVSLSFLDPPPAPALNEARALLRALDAIDEAGRLTQSGAAMRRLALPVRLAHMVAEAARTGQAFEAAMLAVLLTERGLGGDGADLERRLMRFRSERSPRATAARQLAERLAKQASPSPSRGSEGRARPVARPGTSIREAERGGVGSGTPSPTPPRLPRLAGQGSLADPPLEGEGKTGALLIHAWPDRVAKARGERGRFVLANGSGAMLDAADPLAGAAWLVVADLQGKAQNARITAAAAIDEADIRASLADEIETSRETGFDRDRRAVRVRETVRLGAITLSERMLPAPAGTEADRAILDALRQHGLSLLPWGREAETLRQRLGWLHRGLGAPWPDVSDAALVDRLDDWLLPFLSGAASFAAIDPGVLSAGLMALVPHDLQRRIEALAPTHFDAPSGSRVPIRYDGEWPVLAIRVQELFGLDRHPAIANGTVPLTLELLSPAHRPIQTTRDLPGFWRGSWADVRADMRGRYPRHVWPENPLLATATSRAKPRGT, from the coding sequence ATGACCAGAAAACCCTTGCCGGAGCTTCCGGTCTCCGCCGTGCTGCCGGCGCTCAGTGAAGCGCTCGGCCATGGCAACAGCGCCGTGCTGGTGGCGCCGCCCGGCGCTGGCAAGACGACGCTGGTGCCGTTGGCGCTGCTCGACGCGGCATGGCTCGGCACGGGGAAGATCATCCTGCTCGAGCCGCGCCGGCTCGCTGCCCGCGCCGCTGCCCGCCGCATGGCCGAACTGCTCGGCGAGGAGCCCGGCGAAACGGTCGGCTATGCCATGCGCATGGAAAACCGCGCTTCTGCGAGGACGAAAATCCTCGTCGTCACCGAGGGCGTGCTGTCGCGGATGATCCTCGACGATCCGGAGCTGCCCGGTGTCTCGGCTGTTTTCTTCGACGAGTTCCATGAGCGTTCGCTCGACGGCGATTTCGGGCTGGCGCTGGCGCTCGACGTGCAAGGTGCGCTGAGGCCCGAGCTGCGATTGCTGGTGATGTCGGCGACGCTTGACGGCGGGCGCGTCGCGCGGCTGCTTTCCGGCGCCCCGGTGATTGAGAGCGAGGGCCGCGCCTTTCCCGTCGATATCCGCTATGACGAGCGGCCGGCCGGCATCGCCATCGAGGACGCCATGGCCAAGGCGATCCGCGCGGCTCTTGCCGATGAGAGCGGCAGCGTGCTCGCCTTCCTGCCCGGCCAGCGCGAGATCGAGCGCACCGCCGAGCGGCTGCAAGGCCGCGTCAGTGCCGACACCGATATCGTGCCGCTCTACGGCATGCTCGACAACAAGGCGCAGGACGCCGCGATCAAGCCGGCGCCGTCCGGCCGCCGCAAGGTGGTGCTGGCGACGTCGATCGCTGAGACCTCGATCACCATCGACGGCGTGCGCGTCGTCATCGATTCCGGCCTGTCGCGCCTGCCGCGCTACGAACCGGCCAGCGGCCTGACGCGGCTGGAGACGGTGCGGGTCAGCAAAGCCTCGGCCGACCAGCGCGCCGGCCGCGCCGGGCGCACGCAGCCGGGCGTCGCCATCCGGCTGTGGCGGGCCGAGCAGACGGCGGCACTTCCCGCCTTCACCCCGCCGGAAATCCTCGAAGCGGACCTTTCCGGCCTTCTGCTCGACTGCGCCGCCTTCGGTGTCGCCGACCCGGTGAGCCTTTCGTTCCTTGATCCGCCACCGGCCCCGGCGCTCAACGAGGCAAGGGCTCTGCTGCGTGCGCTCGACGCCATCGACGAGGCAGGGCGCCTGACGCAATCGGGTGCTGCGATGCGCAGGCTGGCACTGCCGGTGCGGCTGGCCCACATGGTCGCCGAGGCGGCAAGAACCGGCCAGGCGTTCGAGGCGGCCATGCTCGCCGTGCTGCTCACCGAGCGTGGCCTGGGCGGCGACGGCGCCGACCTCGAACGGCGGCTGATGCGGTTCCGATCCGAAAGATCGCCGCGCGCCACCGCTGCGCGGCAGCTCGCCGAGCGGCTGGCGAAACAGGCGTCACCCTCCCCCTCGAGGGGGTCCGAAGGACGGGCGAGACCCGTGGCTCGCCCCGGTACGTCGATCCGCGAAGCGGAGCGGGGTGGGGTCGGGTCGGGCACGCCATCGCCGACCCCACCCCGTCTCCCTCGCCTTGCTGGGCAAGGCTCACTCGCCGACCCTCCCCTCGAGGGGGAGGGTAAGACCGGCGCTCTCCTCATCCATGCTTGGCCGGACCGCGTCGCCAAGGCGCGCGGCGAGCGCGGCCGTTTCGTGCTGGCCAACGGTTCGGGCGCTATGCTCGACGCCGCCGATCCGCTGGCGGGGGCGGCCTGGCTCGTCGTCGCCGATCTGCAGGGCAAGGCGCAGAACGCCCGCATCACGGCAGCAGCGGCGATAGACGAGGCCGACATTCGCGCTTCGCTTGCCGACGAGATCGAGACCAGCCGCGAAACCGGTTTCGACCGCGACAGGCGCGCGGTGCGCGTGCGCGAAACCGTTCGCCTCGGCGCCATCACCCTGTCCGAACGCATGCTGCCGGCGCCGGCCGGCACTGAGGCGGATCGCGCCATCCTCGACGCATTGCGCCAACACGGACTGTCGCTTTTGCCGTGGGGCAGGGAGGCCGAAACGCTGCGCCAACGGCTCGGCTGGCTGCATCGCGGCCTCGGCGCGCCTTGGCCCGACGTTTCCGACGCCGCGCTCGTCGACCGCCTCGACGATTGGCTGCTGCCCTTCCTCTCCGGCGCAGCGTCCTTTGCCGCGATCGATCCGGGCGTGCTCTCGGCCGGCCTCATGGCATTGGTGCCGCACGATCTCCAGCGCAGGATCGAGGCGCTGGCGCCGACCCATTTCGACGCGCCGTCGGGCAGTCGCGTGCCGATCCGCTATGACGGTGAATGGCCGGTGCTGGCGATCCGCGTGCAGGAGCTGTTCGGTCTCGACCGGCATCCTGCGATCGCCAACGGCACCGTGCCGCTGACGCTCGAGCTTTTATCGCCGGCGCACCGGCCGATCCAGACGACCCGCGACCTGCCGGGGTTCTGGCGCGGCTCCTGGGCCGATGTGCGGGCCGACATGCGTGGCCGCTATCCCCGGCACGTCTGGCCGGAGAACCCGCTTCTCGCCACCGCCACCAGCCGCGCCAAACCGCGGGGGACCTAG
- a CDS encoding PIG-L deacetylase family protein codes for MKILALGAHPDDIEIFMFGTMAAYAAQGAELVFAIATDGAKGGKDDPELLARARREEAAVAADLLGATPHFLDFPDGALVADAALIAALKALIGDVKPDLAITHAPNDYHGDHRALSDGVRIAASFTVPVLHADTLGGTGFSPTHYVDISGHFELKAMAIRAHQSQDPERFVDAARTQNAFRAGQCNGAAGSFAEAFRFEPIFPFADIRSLLPPAPVIRPVTVSTKTVK; via the coding sequence GTGAAGATACTGGCACTCGGTGCGCATCCGGACGACATCGAGATCTTCATGTTCGGTACGATGGCGGCCTATGCCGCACAAGGCGCAGAATTGGTTTTTGCGATAGCCACGGATGGCGCCAAGGGCGGGAAGGACGATCCGGAATTACTCGCCCGCGCCCGTCGCGAGGAAGCGGCTGTGGCGGCGGATCTGCTTGGCGCAACACCGCACTTCCTCGACTTTCCGGATGGTGCGCTGGTTGCCGATGCCGCGCTGATCGCGGCGCTGAAGGCGCTGATCGGCGACGTGAAGCCAGATCTGGCGATCACCCATGCGCCGAACGACTATCATGGCGACCACCGTGCGCTGTCGGACGGCGTGCGTATCGCGGCATCCTTCACTGTCCCGGTGCTGCATGCCGATACGCTCGGCGGCACCGGCTTTTCGCCGACGCACTATGTCGATATCTCCGGACATTTCGAGCTCAAGGCGATGGCGATCCGGGCGCACCAGTCGCAGGACCCCGAACGTTTCGTCGATGCGGCGCGCACGCAGAACGCGTTTCGCGCCGGCCAATGCAATGGCGCGGCCGGTTCCTTCGCTGAGGCCTTCCGCTTCGAACCGATCTTCCCCTTCGCCGATATCCGCTCCCTGCTGCCGCCGGCCCCAGTGATCCGGCCGGTGACGGTGAGCACCAAGACGGTCAAATGA
- a CDS encoding ABC transporter substrate-binding protein — MKSTLKLTLGLTSAMFASTAVSNVAQAEDLTLCWAAWDPANALVELSKDFTKETGIGMKFEFVPWTNYADRFLNELNSKGKLCDLIIGDSQWIGGSAENGHYVKLNDFFDQEKISMDDFVPATVVGYSEWPKNSPNYWALPAMGDVVGWTYRKDWFSKPELQKEFKEKYGWDLAAPTTFDQLKQIAEFFQKREIDGKTVYGASIYTERGSEGITMGAMDVLYSFGFKYENPDKPYEMDGFVNSEKSVKGLEFYKALYDCCTPPGASNSYMGEGVDAFKSGQVAMHMNFAFTWPGLQKDENVGGDKIGYFANPKGPDGDQFAQLGGQGISVVSYSDKQEAALKYIKWFANKDVQAKWWSLGGFSCLNAVVKDPGFAASQPYAQTFLDSMAIVKDFWAEPSYAPLLQASQKRFHDYVVAGQGSAKDALDGLVKDWTEVFQDDGKM; from the coding sequence ATGAAATCGACCTTGAAACTGACGTTGGGACTGACCTCGGCGATGTTTGCATCGACTGCCGTTTCGAACGTCGCGCAGGCTGAAGATCTGACGCTTTGCTGGGCAGCCTGGGACCCGGCCAATGCGCTTGTCGAATTGTCCAAGGATTTTACCAAGGAAACCGGCATCGGCATGAAATTCGAATTCGTGCCGTGGACCAACTATGCCGATCGCTTCCTCAACGAGTTGAATTCCAAGGGCAAGCTGTGCGACCTGATCATCGGCGACAGCCAGTGGATCGGCGGCTCGGCCGAGAACGGCCACTACGTCAAGCTGAACGATTTCTTCGACCAGGAGAAGATCAGCATGGACGATTTCGTGCCGGCGACCGTCGTCGGCTATTCGGAATGGCCGAAGAACTCGCCGAACTACTGGGCGCTGCCGGCCATGGGCGATGTCGTCGGCTGGACCTATCGCAAGGACTGGTTCTCCAAGCCGGAACTGCAGAAGGAATTCAAGGAAAAGTACGGCTGGGATCTCGCCGCGCCGACGACCTTCGACCAGCTGAAGCAGATCGCCGAGTTCTTCCAGAAGCGCGAGATCGATGGCAAGACCGTCTATGGCGCGTCGATCTATACCGAGCGCGGCTCCGAAGGCATCACCATGGGCGCCATGGACGTGCTCTACAGCTTCGGCTTCAAATATGAGAACCCCGACAAGCCCTACGAGATGGACGGCTTCGTCAATTCCGAGAAATCGGTGAAGGGTCTGGAGTTCTACAAGGCGCTCTATGATTGCTGCACGCCCCCCGGGGCCTCGAACAGCTACATGGGCGAAGGCGTCGATGCTTTCAAATCCGGCCAGGTGGCGATGCACATGAACTTCGCCTTTACCTGGCCAGGCCTGCAGAAGGACGAGAATGTCGGCGGCGACAAGATTGGTTATTTCGCCAATCCCAAGGGCCCCGACGGCGATCAATTCGCCCAGCTCGGCGGCCAGGGCATCTCGGTGGTCTCTTACTCGGACAAGCAGGAGGCCGCGCTCAAATACATCAAGTGGTTCGCCAACAAGGACGTGCAGGCCAAATGGTGGTCGCTCGGCGGCTTTTCCTGCCTCAACGCAGTCGTCAAAGACCCGGGCTTTGCGGCCAGCCAGCCTTACGCGCAGACCTTCCTCGACTCCATGGCCATCGTGAAGGATTTCTGGGCTGAGCCCAGCTATGCGCCGCTGCTGCAGGCGTCGCAGAAGCGCTTCCATGACTATGTCGTCGCCGGCCAGGGTTCGGCCAAGGATGCGCTCGACGGCCTGGTCAAGGACTGGACCGAGGTCTTCCAGGACGATGGCAAGATGTAG